The following proteins come from a genomic window of Hydrogenispora ethanolica:
- a CDS encoding CheR family methyltransferase produces the protein MDPTNHLNEGQFQKFSRLIYDQLGIHIQSVKKEMLKTKLDKLMRQQGIASYDEYYQRLTRDGKPEDWVRFSDEITINKTDFFRENHHFEFIQKQLQNIMDLNPRIQKEGMIRVWSAGCSTGEEPYTLAMVLRETLPAAIQVKILATDLSHRVLVAAQRGVYNAADVAVINPYYLQRYFSRQRDAWKVTQEIKDLITFRQFNLMDHFPFQNKFDMIFCRNVMIYFDPQTQQDLVNRFYDVLIPGGLFFIGHSESLTNKRHHFQYLQPTIYRKNTKAGGRYIS, from the coding sequence ATGGACCCAACGAATCATTTGAATGAAGGGCAATTTCAAAAATTCAGCCGGCTAATCTATGACCAGTTGGGGATCCATATTCAATCGGTCAAGAAAGAAATGCTGAAAACGAAATTGGATAAGTTAATGCGCCAGCAGGGGATCGCGTCATACGATGAGTATTATCAACGTTTGACGCGGGACGGGAAACCTGAAGACTGGGTCCGTTTTTCCGATGAGATCACGATTAATAAGACTGATTTTTTTCGTGAAAATCACCATTTTGAGTTTATTCAAAAACAGCTGCAAAATATCATGGATCTCAATCCGCGGATTCAGAAGGAAGGGATGATCCGGGTTTGGAGCGCCGGTTGTTCCACCGGGGAAGAACCTTATACGCTGGCGATGGTATTGCGGGAAACCTTGCCGGCGGCGATCCAGGTTAAAATCTTAGCCACCGATTTGAGTCACCGGGTTTTGGTCGCCGCTCAACGAGGCGTTTACAACGCGGCAGATGTGGCGGTGATCAATCCCTATTATTTGCAGCGTTATTTTAGCCGGCAGCGCGATGCCTGGAAGGTTACCCAGGAAATAAAAGACTTGATTACCTTTCGCCAGTTTAATTTGATGGATCATTTTCCGTTTCAAAATAAGTTTGACATGATTTTTTGCCGGAATGTAATGATTTATTTTGATCCGCAGACCCAGCAAGATTTGGTAAATCGTTTTTACGATGTTTTAATCCCGGGCGGCCTGTTTTTTATCGGCCATTCCGAAAGTCTGACCAATAAGCGACATCATTTTCAGTATTTGCAACCGACCATCTACCGGAAGAATACGAAGGCCGGCGGGCGGTACATTAGTTGA
- a CDS encoding HAMP domain-containing methyl-accepting chemotaxis protein: MLKRLKLSAKLILSFLLVSLITLVLGIIGWGGLQRVGENLNQISNNMLPSVQNLLTIESGMNSILAAERSMLIAPNRDEMEFQKNRMTTIWKRIEQCSKEYEPLISLKGERELWVALQSVWSIWKESHEQVVEQALLNTTASKQKALEISYTIARQNFLKSEEILAKLIAMNRQAAKNESSAADNQQRTTSIIIVISIALGLLLSLGLGYFLSTSISKSIKNSVDSLSESATQIAAASTQLSSTSQQLAEGSSEQAAAIQETSTTLEQTSSMVQQNSENTHQAGLLSKQTIEFAERGNHEMEQMMTSMNELKRSSDQIAKIIKVIDEIAFQTNILALNAAVEAARAGEAGMGFAVVAEEVRNLAQRSAQAAKDTAAIIENNIELAAKGVTVSERVQEALVSITQQAKKVNELMEEIVVASQEQSQGIMQVNKAIAQMETVTMSNAAGAEESASAAEELNAQVYNTREIVQQLKGLVDGLAAADAGYPTERLAAKPSLQRPKSGGNSAPGKMLQDTAEKNSFSKKTTQIVDPEQVIPLKDDLSDF; encoded by the coding sequence ATGCTTAAACGATTGAAACTCAGTGCCAAATTGATCCTTAGTTTTCTATTGGTCTCTTTAATCACGCTTGTCTTAGGAATCATCGGATGGGGTGGTCTCCAGAGGGTCGGTGAAAATTTAAATCAGATCAGTAATAATATGCTTCCTTCCGTTCAAAACCTCTTGACGATCGAATCGGGAATGAATAGTATTCTGGCAGCCGAGCGTTCAATGCTGATTGCACCCAACCGGGATGAGATGGAGTTTCAGAAGAACCGGATGACGACGATTTGGAAACGCATCGAGCAATGTTCGAAAGAATACGAGCCGCTCATTTCATTGAAAGGGGAACGAGAACTATGGGTGGCTTTGCAATCGGTATGGAGTATTTGGAAAGAAAGTCATGAACAAGTAGTTGAGCAAGCTCTTTTGAATACTACCGCTTCAAAACAGAAAGCGCTGGAGATCTCCTATACGATTGCCCGCCAGAATTTTCTAAAATCCGAGGAAATACTGGCGAAGCTGATTGCCATGAATCGGCAAGCGGCAAAGAACGAAAGCAGCGCTGCGGATAACCAACAAAGAACTACTTCGATCATCATTGTTATCAGCATTGCGCTGGGACTTTTATTATCTTTGGGATTGGGCTATTTCCTAAGTACCTCCATTAGCAAGTCCATCAAAAATAGCGTGGACAGTCTTTCCGAGAGTGCGACCCAAATTGCCGCAGCTTCCACTCAACTCTCCTCCACCAGCCAGCAATTGGCGGAAGGCAGCTCGGAACAGGCCGCCGCGATCCAGGAAACATCCACTACGCTGGAACAGACATCCTCGATGGTCCAGCAGAACTCGGAAAATACTCACCAGGCGGGTTTGTTGTCCAAGCAGACCATTGAATTTGCGGAACGCGGCAACCACGAGATGGAGCAGATGATGACTTCGATGAACGAGTTAAAACGCTCCAGCGACCAGATTGCCAAGATTATTAAGGTCATCGATGAGATTGCCTTTCAGACCAATATTCTAGCCCTGAATGCGGCTGTGGAAGCGGCGCGCGCCGGGGAAGCCGGCATGGGATTCGCCGTCGTGGCCGAGGAGGTCCGGAATCTGGCTCAGCGCAGCGCCCAGGCGGCTAAAGATACCGCTGCCATCATTGAAAACAATATTGAATTGGCTGCCAAGGGCGTGACCGTTTCCGAGCGGGTTCAAGAGGCGCTGGTCTCCATTACTCAACAAGCCAAAAAAGTGAATGAATTGATGGAAGAGATCGTGGTCGCCAGTCAAGAGCAGTCTCAGGGGATTATGCAGGTGAATAAGGCCATTGCCCAGATGGAGACGGTCACCATGTCCAATGCAGCGGGAGCCGAGGAAAGCGCTTCCGCCGCCGAAGAACTCAATGCCCAAGTCTATAATACCCGGGAAATTGTACAGCAGCTCAAAGGATTGGTGGACGGCCTCGCCGCCGCCGATGCGGGTTACCCGACGGAGCGTTTGGCCGCCAAGCCTTCTTTGCAACGGCCGAAGTCTGGCGGGAACTCCGCTCCGGGAAAGATGCTTCAGGATACTGCCGAGAAAAACTCGTTTTCCAAAAAGACGACGCAAATTGTGGATCCCGAACAAGTCATCCCGTTAAAAGACGATCTGAGTGATTTTTGA
- a CDS encoding chemotaxis protein CheW, with product MNGGKYLTFGLGNEGYGIPIRQVREIIGMMEITPIPKTPVFIKGIINLRGKIVPVVDLRLKFGLPEQLYSDRTCIIVVEIQSGGQQRLFGLVVDMVLEVVNVQAGDVEPPEQYDSVIDGKFMTGIGKLKNKVIVLLEMDQMLAQEELTSLKETKGVVENA from the coding sequence ATGAACGGAGGAAAATATCTGACCTTCGGCCTGGGGAACGAAGGGTATGGAATCCCGATTCGGCAAGTTAGAGAGATCATCGGAATGATGGAGATCACACCGATCCCTAAAACCCCCGTGTTTATCAAAGGAATCATTAACCTGCGCGGTAAAATCGTGCCTGTCGTCGACCTGCGCTTGAAGTTCGGCCTTCCCGAACAGCTGTATTCCGACCGGACTTGCATTATCGTGGTGGAGATTCAATCCGGCGGCCAGCAACGGCTCTTCGGCCTCGTGGTGGATATGGTCTTAGAAGTTGTCAATGTCCAGGCTGGCGATGTCGAACCCCCCGAGCAATACGACAGCGTCATTGACGGCAAATTCATGACCGGGATCGGGAAGTTAAAAAATAAAGTGATTGTCTTGCTGGAAATGGATCAAATGTTGGCTCAGGAAGAGCTGACCAGTTTAAAAGAAACTAAAGGAGTGGTCGAAAATGCTTAA